In Candidatus Hydrogenedentota bacterium, the DNA window GGCAAACCGACATTTTTTGAGAATTATTCCGCACCCTTGCAGAAACATTTCGAGGTGGCCGCCTACCGCCATGCCCCAGGCCAGTTCGCCTGCATTTTTACCGACGTCACGGAGCGTGTCCGGGCCGAGCAGGAGATACGGCAGTTCAAAACCATCTTTGACACCGCCACCATGGGCGCGGCCATTATTGATTTGAACGGCATGGTGACCTACGCCAACAGGTCCTTTGTGGAGTCTCACGGATACGCGATGGAGGAGGTGCTGGGCAAGTCGTTCAGAATATTCCACAATGGGGAGCAGTTGGCGGTCACAGACAGGTTGTTTGTGCAGGTTGTCCGGGAGGGCGCCTTTCCTGCCCTGGAGGTGGGGCATTGCCGGAAAGACGGCACGGTGTTTCCCATGCTGATGACCGGAACATTGGTGCGGGACACGGAGGGGAGACCCAAGTGCATAGCCTCGACGGCCATTGACCTTTCGGAGCGCAAGGTGCTCGAGGAGGAACTGCGCCAGGCGCAGAAGATGGAGTCTGTGGGGCGTCTTGCGGGCGGGGTGGCCCATGACTTCAACAACATGCTGGGCGTGATTTTGGGCCATGCGGAAATGGCCATGGATCAGGTGGACCCGGAGGAGCCGCTTCATGCCGATCTGTCGGAAATCCGCAAGGCGGCGGAGCGCTCGGCCAACCTGACCCGGCAGTTGCTGGCCTTTGCCCGGCGGCAGACGGCCATGCCGAAGGTGCTCGATCTGAACGAAACCATCAACGACATGCTCAAAATGCTCCAGCGGCTGATTACCGAGGACGTTGCGCTGGAATGGAAACCCGGCGCGGAACTGTGGCGCGTGAAGGTTGACCCCAGCCAGATTGACCAGATTCTGGCCAACCTGTGCGTGAACGCCCGCGACGCCATCAGCGGTGTGGGCGTCGTCACCATCGCGACCGAGAATGCCCTGGTCAGCGCGGCCCAGAGCGCCCGGATACCGGAGTCCAGCCCCGGCGAATATGTGCTGCTGGCGGTCCGGGACACGGGCTGCGGCATGGACAAGGAAACCATGGCCAAGGTTTTCGAGCCCTTCTTCACCACGAAGGAGGTGGGCCGGGGCACGGGGCTGGGGCTGGCCACGGTGTACGGCATCGTCCTGCAGAACAAGGGCTTTGTGGAGGTGCGCAGCGAGCCGGGACGGGGGACCACCTTCAACATCTACCTGCCCCGGCATGCGGCTGCCTCCGGACAAAGCGGGACTGACGTGGAGAAGGGCGCGATGCCCAGGGGACGGGGGGAGACGGTGATGGTGGTGGAGGATGAGGGAACCATTCTGCGGATGGCCCGGATGATGCTCGAACGGCTGGGATACACCGTGGTGACCGCAACCGGTCCGGAGGAGGCGCTGGAATTGTCGGCGGCGCATCCCGGAGAGATTCACCTGCTCATGACCGACGTGGTGATGCCCGAGATGAACGGGAAGGACCTGGCCGACCGGTTGCGCGCCGCCCGGCCCGGCATGCGCTGCCTGTACATGTCCGGCTACACCGCCGATGTCATCGCCCGGCACGGCGTGATGGACGAGACGGTCGCGTTTTTGCAGAAACCGTTCCAGTTGAAAAGCCTTGCGGACGCCGTGCGGACCGCGCTGGAAGAATAAGGAGGAGGTGGACAAAGTGGACGGATTGGACAGGGTGGACAGGGGCGGGCGGGTACAGCCACCGGCGCGGATGGGATCAAATTCTCCGTGCCTTGGCCGTGTTCCGCGCCGTTGGCAGTCCCCTCATCTTTTCACGATGCACCAAGGGGACTGGCAACGGTTGCGCCCCTGGCCTGTGCTGTGTCAATCATCCCGGTTTACGCAACCGGTGCCTGTACCCAAAACCCCAAAAGGAGCCGGGTACAGCCACCGGCGCGGATGGGATCAAATTCTCCGTGCCTTGGCCGTGTGCCGCGCCGTTGGCAGTCCCCTCATCTTTTCACGTTGCGCCAAGGGGACTGGCAACGGTTGCGCCCCTGGCCTGTGCTGTGTCAATCGTCCCAGTTTACGCAACCGGTGCCTGTACCAAAACCCTCATAACCACAGGACATAAAACATGCCCGGCACCAAAGACATAAGCATCATCCGCGAACTGGCGGCGCGTGTGGCGGAACTGGCGGCCCTGCCCGCGCAGGAGGAGAAACGGGCGCTCTGGCGCGCCCTGAACGCGCTGAAACCGGTTCGCCCCATGGTGATGATGGACCAGGTGTGCTGGAGCGAGCTGTCCGGTGACGAGGCGCTCGTCAACCAATGCGACGACGCGGAATGCCGGGACTATGAGACGCAGCTCCGGCGCATCCTGTACCAGTGGGACCATTTCCGGGTGGACATGGTGGTGGAGCCGTTCATCCGCGTCCCGAAGGCCATTCACAACACGGGTTTCGGCGTGGCGGTGGACGAGGACATCGCCGTGATGGACCCGTCGAGCGAGGTGGTGGGCCACCGTTTCCACAACCAGTTCCAGTCCATGGACGACCTCGAAAAGATTAAGACGCCGCAAATAACCCACGACCCGGCGGAGACGGCGCGGCGCATGGCGGTCGCACATGAACTCTTTGACGGGCTGCTGGAGCCGCGCGCAGAGGGGTTGGACCCCTATCTTTCGCTCTGGGACCCCATCAGCACCTGGATGGGCGTGCAGAACGCCCTGTTTGCGCTCATCGAGCAGCCGGAACTGATGCACGGCATCGCGGCGCGTATGACGGAGGGCTATCTGGGCATGCTGGACCAGTTGGAGGCGCAGGGGCTCCTGTGCGGCCCGCAGACCCTCATCCACTGCACCGGCGCGCACACGGATGAACTGCCCGCGCCGGGCCACGACCCCGAAAGGCCGCGCGCGCGCGACCGGTGGATGTTCGGCCTGGCGCAGATGTTCTCCACCGTCTCCCCGCAGATGTTCAAGGACTTCGAGGTGGACTACACCAGCCGCATCTGCGCGCGCTTCGGCCTGGTCTATTACGGGTGCTGCGACCCCCTGGACGGGAAGATGCCCGAGGTGCGCAGGATTCCCAACGTGCGCAAGGTCTCCATGAGCCCGTGGGTGAACGAGGAGCGCGGCGCCGAGGCCATCGGGCGCGACTTCGTCTATTCCCGCAAGCCCAACCCTGCCCTGCTCGCCTTCGAGACCTTTGACACGGACCATGTCCGCCGGGACTTGATGAAGACCCGCGATATTTGCGGGCGTTTCGGCTGCCCGCTGGAGTTCATCCTGAAAGACATCAGCACCCTCCGCCGCAGGCCCGAGCGGCTGGACCAGTGGGCCAAAGTGGCCATGGCGGTGGCGGGCGCCTGAGACCGCGCGGCCTGTTCACAGTCCCGCAAAGCGGCTGCCCGCACCGGTCCGCCGAAACTGACCGGGAAAGGCCTCCGCCATCAGCCTGGTGGCCCTTTCACCCGTGCAGTGGCAGGGCGCGACAAGTCCGGGCCGGTACCGGCGCAGCGTGTCCAGCGTGGCCTCCAGCCTTTCCTGTGATGCGTTTGCGAGGTGCATGCCCCCGATGACCGCCTGAAAGCTGCGCGCCCCGGTCAGTTCGGCGATGTAATCCAATGTGTTGACCACGCCGGAATGGGCGCAGCCCAGCAGGACCACAATCCCTCCGGGGGCCTCCAGCCACACCGCCTGATCATCCGGAAAGCTGTCCGGAACCGTGCATTCGGGGTCCCAGAAGAACGGCCCGCCCGTGTCCTCATACGGTGTCCGGCGGGGAATGGGGCCTGTGACCCAGACACCCTCCGCCACCAGTTCGGGACCTGTCGTGCGCGTGATGTCCGCCACCATTCCGGCAAGGCATTCGGCGGCCGGGGCGGGCATGCCGATGGGCTTGTGCGGGGGCGCGTCAAGGCGCCGGTAACGCGGCCGCGCGCTGTCCGGATGCGTGAAAAAGGCGGGCGGCGCGCCCCGCCCAAAGAGCAGGGGCGCGCCGCCGCTGTGGTCATAGTGGCCGTGGCTGAGGACAACGGCGTCTGTCCGGTCAAGGTCAATCCCAAGGGCGGCGGCGTTTCCGGCCAGCGCCCCCCCCGCGCCGGTGTCGAAGAGGACGCGCCGCCCGTTGGCGGCAATGTGGAAAGAGAGGCCATGCTCCGCGGCCAGGCCGGGAACGGCGGCCGTGTTGTCCACAAGCGTGACTATTTCAAACTGGCCCGGCATCACGGGTTTTACCTTCGTGCGCTCCGGTCCAGAAGCAGCTCGAAATCCTCCTTGAGCGACTGGAGGTCCTCCTCGTGCTCGACCTCGTCCTGGAGGATTTGCAGCGCCATGTTGTGCGTGACCGGGTCCCCCGTGAGCGTGGCGTCCATGATGGCCTTGTACACGGAGATGGCGCACTGCTCGCCCTGGATGTTCTGGTCCAGCAGGACGCCGACAAACGGATCGGCCGGCTCGTCGTAGCCGCAGCCGCTCATTTCGAGCCACGCCTTCGGGTGTGTCAAGGGGGTTCCGCCCAACTGGATGATGCGCGACGCCACCATCTCCGCATGGCGCAGCTCGTCGGCGGCGTGCTGCAGCAGTTCGGCGTTGACCGACTCCTTCATCGGCCCCTTGCTGATTTTCGCGCCGATCCAGTACTGGTAATAGGCGAGCCATTCGTCCGCGTAGGCCCTGTTCAGCATCTGCAGGACTTCGTCCACGTTCACTCCAAGAATCTCACGGCCCCTGCTTCCCATCTTTTTTCTCCTTGTGTTTTGATTTGTTGTTGGCGAAGTCCCGGCCGCAACCATGCGGGTCCGGGGTGTCCGCCTGTGTTTTTCAGCCCATGCGGCCTGTCAATGGTCGCAGACGTTTTCGCCTGACTGCAGTGTGCCGTCGAGATAGGCCCGCACTAGGCTTTCCGGGGTGTCTGCGGGCGCGCCGATGACCACCTGAATGCCCTGCTCCGCGAAGAGCGCCTGCGCCCGCGAGCCCATGCCGCCCGCGATGATCACATTGGCGCCCTTCTCGCCCAGCCAGCGTGGCAGCAGTCCGGGCTGGTGCTCGGGCGCCGCCACCAGTTCCGTGTTCAGGACACTTTTCTCCCGCGGGTCCACGTCCACCAGGGTGAAGTGCCCGCAATGCCCAAAATGAAGGGCCAGTTTTCCGTCGGCCATCGGTATGGCGATGCGCATTTTTCCAGTCTCCTTTTCTGTTGTGGGCGCCGCGGCGCCGTCAAGTGCGAGTATGGGTTCCATTACATGCTCGAAAGCCTTTGCTGTTTCCGTTTTGGCGTAATGATGGACATAGGGCGTGCCCGCGTCGCAGGCCTCCCCCACCCGCGGGTCCAGCGGGATGCGGCCCAGGAAGGGCACCCCCATTTCCCCGGCCATGCGCTCCCCGCCGCCGGACTTGAAGATGTCGGTGACCTCGCCGCAGTGGGGGCAGGCGAAGCCGCTCATGTTCTCCACCACGCCCAGCACGGGCAGGTGGAGCGCGTGGCAGAAGTTTACGGAGCGGCGGACATCCGCCACGGACACGTCCTGCGGGGTGGTCACGATGACCGCGCCGTCCGCGTTTTCGATCAGTTGGCACACGGACAGCGGCTCGTCGCCCGTGCCCGGCGGGGAGTCAATGATTAGATAGTCAAGTTCGCCCCACTCGGCGTCCTTGAGAAACTGCTTGATCACGCCCATCTTCATCGGGCCGCGCCAGATGACGGCGTCGTCCGACCCGTTCAGGAAAAAACCGAGGGAGAGGATTTTCATGTTGCCGAGTTCCACGGGCAGGAGCGCGTCGCCCTCCTTGATGACTTGCTCGTCCTCCAGGCGCAGCATTTTCGGGATGCTCGGGCCGTGGATGTCCACGTCCAGCAGGCCCACCCGGTTGCCCGCCAGCATGAGCGACACGGCAAGGTTCACCGCCACAGTGCTCTTGCCCACGCCGCCCTTGCCGGACAGCACGAGAATTTTGTGCCGGATATGGCCCATGCGCCGCGCGAGTTCCCCGCGCTCCCGGCACTCCGCGGCGCTTTCACCGGGACGGTGGTCGCCTTCGGCGCATCCCTCCCCCGCGCAATGGCCGCACGAGTCCGTGTTTTGCCGCTCAAAATAGTCCCGCGCGGCGGCGTTCATGACGTTCGCCGCCAGCAGGGCGCAGTGGACATGGTCTTCGGGGAACGGTTCCAGTTCCTCCAAAATGTCGTCCTGTTCTAGTTCCAGCGCCGTCTTGACCGTCCGGCCCACGGCCAGTTCCGTGGCCATGCTGCCGCATGCGCGGGAGGGGCCGCATCCGTCCGTGGTGAACCCCGCGTCCCTAACCCA includes these proteins:
- a CDS encoding MBL fold metallo-hydrolase, which codes for MPGQFEIVTLVDNTAAVPGLAAEHGLSFHIAANGRRVLFDTGAGGALAGNAAALGIDLDRTDAVVLSHGHYDHSGGAPLLFGRGAPPAFFTHPDSARPRYRRLDAPPHKPIGMPAPAAECLAGMVADITRTTGPELVAEGVWVTGPIPRRTPYEDTGGPFFWDPECTVPDSFPDDQAVWLEAPGGIVVLLGCAHSGVVNTLDYIAELTGARSFQAVIGGMHLANASQERLEATLDTLRRYRPGLVAPCHCTGERATRLMAEAFPGQFRRTGAGSRFAGL
- a CDS encoding ferritin, whose amino-acid sequence is MGSRGREILGVNVDEVLQMLNRAYADEWLAYYQYWIGAKISKGPMKESVNAELLQHAADELRHAEMVASRIIQLGGTPLTHPKAWLEMSGCGYDEPADPFVGVLLDQNIQGEQCAISVYKAIMDATLTGDPVTHNMALQILQDEVEHEEDLQSLKEDFELLLDRSARR
- a CDS encoding P-loop NTPase — translated: MAQGEISEKAVERFESPRNWGPLEDANGHAAVTGPCGDTVEIWLRVEEGWVRDAGFTTDGCGPSRACGSMATELAVGRTVKTALELEQDDILEELEPFPEDHVHCALLAANVMNAAARDYFERQNTDSCGHCAGEGCAEGDHRPGESAAECRERGELARRMGHIRHKILVLSGKGGVGKSTVAVNLAVSLMLAGNRVGLLDVDIHGPSIPKMLRLEDEQVIKEGDALLPVELGNMKILSLGFFLNGSDDAVIWRGPMKMGVIKQFLKDAEWGELDYLIIDSPPGTGDEPLSVCQLIENADGAVIVTTPQDVSVADVRRSVNFCHALHLPVLGVVENMSGFACPHCGEVTDIFKSGGGERMAGEMGVPFLGRIPLDPRVGEACDAGTPYVHHYAKTETAKAFEHVMEPILALDGAAAPTTEKETGKMRIAIPMADGKLALHFGHCGHFTLVDVDPREKSVLNTELVAAPEHQPGLLPRWLGEKGANVIIAGGMGSRAQALFAEQGIQVVIGAPADTPESLVRAYLDGTLQSGENVCDH